The Nakamurella antarctica genomic interval GGCCTTACGGCTCCCGCGTTGAAGTTCAGCACGGAAGGGGTGAATTCGGCAGATGACGCCATCGTGATCGGCTATCCCGGAGGCGGCCCCTATACGGCCTCGCCCGCCCGCGTTCGGTCCGAATTCGATCTGCGGGGTCCCAATATCTACGGCACCAGCACGGTCGAGCGGAACGTGTACATCCTGCGCGCACAGGTGCGGCCGGGCAACTCCGGCGGACCGCTACTCGACCCGGCCGGCGACGTGATTGGCGTGGTGTTCGGTTCCGCCATTGACGACTCGGAAACAGGCTTTGCGCTGACGGTCGACGAGGTGTCCTCCACCGTGGCGGCAGGGCTGACTGATACTTCCGCTGCACCAACAGGAGCTTGTGCGCTGCACTGAGGGTGCGGTGCCCGCGAACGAGCGGCCCTTGAACTAGCCGCCTGCGGGGAGCGCCTCGAGCTCTTGTAGAAAATGCACGAGCAGCGCGGTGACCTCTGCCGGCGCTTCCTCCGCCGGGTAGTGGCCGATTCCGCGAAGCCATTCCTGCCGGTAGCTACCGTGGCAGAGGGCGCGCGCTTCTTCGAGCAAACTGACGGGGATGACGGGGTCGCCTTGACCGCCGATGTGGAGAACGGGAGCGGACACCGGCCTGCGCGCTAGAGCCTCACGGTGCCGCAGGCCATCGGAGCGCCAGGGGGATCGGGCTACCCACCGCAGATGCTCCACGGCTGCATGCGTGGCGCCAGCGATACGGAACGCCTGTCGGACTCGCGGCATTGCTTGCGCAAACTCGGCAGACGCGGCCCACGCCGGCCCACTGCCCCTGCGAATAAGTTTTTCCAGGCCGGCGCCACCGCCCGCGGCAAACTTTCGTTCAGCAAAAAAAGGCAGCCGCACGAGACGCAACAACCCCTGGTAGGTGCCAGGTATTTCGCGCCATCGCAGCCGAGCAAGTGAGAGCGGATGCGCGGCAGCGATGGCGACAACAGCACGGACTTGAGCTGGCCGAATCGAGGCAGTGTTGAAGGCCGTCATACCGCCGAAGCCCGTCCCAACCAACACTGCGTCACGCTCACCGAGGGCTCGGATCAGGCCGGAAATATCGCCCGCCAGGGTGAAGGCGTCGTAACCGCGAGGGGGGTTGTCAGTGTCCCCATAACCTCGAAGGTCGACCGCCACGACGCGATAGCCGTAGGCCGGAAGGTCTGTGAGCTGATGCCGCCACGACCACCAAAACTGGCCAAAACCGTGAAGCAGCAGTACAAGTGGACCATCGCCGGCCTCGGCGATGTGGAAGCGGATGCCGTTGGCGCTGATATCGCGATGCTGCCACGGCCCGGAGTGTCGCACCACCGAGGGGTCCGGCGTAGTGCCGTTTTGACTTCCACGCTGGTGGTGTTCTTCGGGGGGCGACATCAGATCCGTTGGGTGTCAGCTGCGGGGCGCGCGCGCTGCGTTTAGGCCTTGGTGTCGGGAGCCGGGTGGGTAGCCGCAGCCTTCAAAGTTGTTGCCGTGGTCTGCAGAGAGGCGATCGTCCGTTCGGGCTTGCCGATCTTCTTTACTTTCTTGATTCCCAGAAACACCAGGCCGCCGACCATCACCAACATGACGCCCCAAGTGATGAGCGAGGCGGACCAACGTGGCAGCCAGATGTCGAGCAGGTCGGCGAAGAAGAAGAACATAAAAAATAGGCTGAACAGACCAATCACACCCGCGAGGATGAAAAATACGGCTCCCACGATGCCCTGCTTCGCCGACGCCATGATCTCGAGCTTCGCGAGCTCAATTTCCGCGCGCACCAGCGTCGAGACGTGTGTGGTGGCGTCCTTGACCAGAGCTCCGATAGAACCTTGCGGATCGACATCTAGCTCGGGCGTCAGCGGAATCGACGGTTGCGAGAAGCTGGTGGTGGTGCGGTTGGAAACCGCTGGCTTGGTCCCGGGGTAGGACATGGGCTTTTCTCCTGATCGTGGCGCGTCACATGATTGATTCTGGTTGTGCTTGATGTCGCTTGTGAGTGGCAGCGTGAGTGGTCGTCTTCACCGTTGTGCTGCCGTGACCTATCGTGCCACGTCCGCCCGCGATCCGAAGAGCGCGGGAACGTGAGGATCTATACCCCGATCAAGCAGAACTACGCCTCGCGTGCCTTCAGTCCTGCTTTCCCGCAGCGAGCCCGGTGTTGATGAGGCCCATCACGCCGGAATCTTGCAACGTGCTGACGTCGCCGAGGTCGCGGCCCTCAGCTACGTCGCGGAGCAGTCGCCGCATGATTTTGCCGGACCGAGTTTTGGGAAGCTCGGGAACGATGAGGACCTGCCGTGGTTTGGCGATTGGTCCGATCTCTTGTCCCACATGGTTTCTCAACTCGACGATCAGGGCTTCGTTGTCGGCGGTAGACGCTGAACCGCGCAAGATGACGAAGGCAACGATGCCTTGACCCGTCATCGCATCTGTTGCACCAACTACCGCCGCCTCGGCGACAGAAGGGTGCGACACCAAGGCCGACTCGACCTCGGTGGTGGAAATCCGGTGCCCGGAGACGTTCATCACGTCGTCGACTCGGCCTAGAACCCACAGCGCGCCGTCACTGTCGTATTTGGCGCCGTCGCCAGCGAAGTAATAACCCTGATCAGCAAAACGAGACCAGTAGGTGTCTCTAAACCGCTCGTCATCTCCCCAGATGGTGCGGAGCATGGACGGCCAAGGGCGGTCGATCACCAGATAGCCGCCCTCGCCTTTACCGACGGGGACGCCCTCTTCGTTGACGATTTTGGCGCTGATTCCTGGAAGCGGCAGCATCGCGGATCCGGGCTTCGTGGCGGTCACGCCGGGGAGGGGGGAGATCATGGTGGCGCCCGTTTCGGTCTGCCACCACGTGTCGACGATCGGACAATTCCCGTGCCCGATCATCTCCCGGTACCACATCCACGCCTCGGGATTGATCGGTTCGCCTACTGAACCGAGCACCCGCAACGATGCAAGGGAGTACTTCGCGGGGATCTCGGCGCCCCACTTCATGAAGGTGCGGATCAAGGTCGGCGCCGTGTAATAAATGGAGACCTTGTACTTATCGATAATCTCCCAGTGTCGGCCTTCGTGGGGGTATTGGGGGTGCCCTCGTACATCACCTGGGTTGCGCCGTTGGCCAGTGGGCCGTACACGATGTAGCTGTGGCCGGTGACCCAGCCGATGTCAGCGGTGCACCAAAAAACGTCTGTGCCCGGTTTGTGATCGAACGTCACATGGTGGGTGTAGGAGGTTTGGGTGAGGTAGCCGCCGCTGGTGTGCAGGATCCCTTTGGGCTTACCGGTGGTGCCCGACGTATAGAGCAGGAATAACGGTTGCTCGGCGGGGAATGCTTGCGGCGTATGCGTGTGCGGCTGGGCGTCGACCAACTCGTGCCACCACACGTCCTTGTCGGTCCAGGTGATGTCGAAGTTTGTCCGCCGGACCACGAGGACATTCTCCACGGTTGACCCTTCGGCAGCCACGGCCTTGTCGACGGCGTCCTTCAACGAGACAGCCTCGCCCCGTCGGTACTGACCGTCCGCGGTGATGATGAGGGTGGCTCCGGCGTCTTCGACCCTGGACCTAATTGCCTCGGCGGAGAACCCCCCGAAAATGACGGTGTGGGTGAGTCCGAGACGCGCGCATGCCAGCATGGAATAGACGGCCTCGGGGATCATGGGGAGGTAGATCGCCACGCGGTCGCCAGCCTGTAATCCCAGGGCGGTTAACGCATGTGCAGTTTTGCTGACGTGGGCCAAGAGGTCGGAGTAGGTGATGGCGAGGCTATCGCCAGGCTCGCCTTCCCAGTAAATGGCCACCCGGTCGCCGTTGCCATCTTCCACATGACGGTCCACGCAGTTGTACGCCACGTTCAGCGTCCCGTCCGCAAACCATTGGGCATGGGGGGCGTTCGACCAGTCCAGGGCGGTCGTGAATGGGGTTATCCACGTCAAGCGGCGGGCCTGTTCGGACCAGAAGGCGTCAGGGTCTGCCTCCGCCCGGGCATAGGCCTCTTCGCCCAGGTTCGCGTGCGCGGCGAACTCGGCCGTGGGGGCAAACGTGCGGTTCTCAGCGAGCAAGTTGTCCAATGCGGCACCCGATGTCGGGTCCCCGGCAGATGGTGAGCTGTGAGTCATGGTGAAGGCCTTTCCGAACGCTGTTTTCCAAGCAGTGACTTTGCGACTCGGGTCAGCGTTCCAACTGATCGATCGTGCAACTCTGCGCTGAGTTCGCGGTACATAACTCCAATTGTTGAGTACCGCCCCCAGACTGTTGTTGTCGGGGCGGCCGCAGAGCAAGTGTGCACCATCGCCATGGCGATTCTCGTTCGCATGTGAGCCGGTCCGGACAGTGCAGTGGGGGAGTGAAACTTTTGTCGTCCTGACTACCTCAGAGTCCCGAAAGGGCCATGCCGTCTACGGTGGTGGACGTGACACCAACTCCTACGGACGCATCAACAGCTAGTTTCTCGAGTGGGTCGTCGCAAAAGAACCCCTCGCTCGAATGGCCTGATTTAGCCGCGTTAACCGGGGTGGCCGAAGCGGTCGAAGAGGCTCGCCGAGCCGTCGCAGAACTCCGCAGGCACCCGGCGAATACGCGTGGTTGGGCGAAATCAGCTGCTGCCGCGGCGGTTCGAGCGTCAAGAGCATCGGCGGCGTTAGATGGCGGCGACCCCGGGATCGATGCCTTAGCCGAGATAGTTTCAGACCCGGTCCTCGCCGGGGCGCTTCGATGCAATTCGGCGCTGGCAACTATGGCGCCAATCTGGGAACGGGCTCCTCTCCAAGCTCTGGCCCGTTTACATACCCTCGCTGGCGCAGATCTGGGCTCACAAGTCGGTTTGGGCCGCCCGCGTCCAACGGATCCGTTGCTAGGCCCGCGGCTCTCCGGCCTCGCGACAGTTGCGGTATCAGCACCGTGGCCAGCCCCCATCAAGGTAGCGATCGTGCACGCGGAAGTGTTGGCGCTGCAACCATTTGATTCTGCCAATGGCGTGGTGGGCCGCGCTGCCGCCCGCTTGACTGCCATGTGCTCCGGTTTGGATCAGCAAGCACTCACTGTCCCCGAGGTTCACTTCTTTCGGACGGAAGCAGACTATCGGCGATTGTTGCTGGCCTACGGGTCCGGTAGCGAGGACGGGTTGGCTCAATGGCTGGTGTATTGCTGTGAAGCGCTGATCGCTGGCGCACGTGAGGGGACCTCGATCGCCAACGCTTCCCGAACCGATGGCCCTTAGCTAACGCCGAGTGTGCTGCGCCGGGTGGGTGGGTGGCTGAGTGGGTTGGTGGCTGGCTGTGCCGGCTGCGCTGCGCCGGCTGCGCTGCGCCGACTGCGCTGCGCTGGCTGCGCGCGCTGCGCCGGCCGGCTGGCTGGCCCCGGGTGGCTGGCTGGCTGGTGCCGAGTGAATGCTGACCACGCAGATTTGGGCACTTGAGCGAGGAATGTGGGTGGTGATGCTTCACTCGAGCTGTGTCGGCGCCAAGAGAAAGACGGCGCCAAGAGAAAGACGGCGCCAAGAGAAAGACGGCGCCAAGAGAAAGACGGCGCCGCCTCGAGGGGCGACGCCGTCTGTACAAGT includes:
- a CDS encoding alpha/beta fold hydrolase, translated to MSPPEEHHQRGSQNGTTPDPSVVRHSGPWQHRDISANGIRFHIAEAGDGPLVLLLHGFGQFWWSWRHQLTDLPAYGYRVVAVDLRGYGDTDNPPRGYDAFTLAGDISGLIRALGERDAVLVGTGFGGMTAFNTASIRPAQVRAVVAIAAAHPLSLARLRWREIPGTYQGLLRLVRLPFFAERKFAAGGGAGLEKLIRRGSGPAWAASAEFAQAMPRVRQAFRIAGATHAAVEHLRWVARSPWRSDGLRHREALARRPVSAPVLHIGGQGDPVIPVSLLEEARALCHGSYRQEWLRGIGHYPAEEAPAEVTALLVHFLQELEALPAGG
- a CDS encoding phage holin family protein, translated to MSYPGTKPAVSNRTTTSFSQPSIPLTPELDVDPQGSIGALVKDATTHVSTLVRAEIELAKLEIMASAKQGIVGAVFFILAGVIGLFSLFFMFFFFADLLDIWLPRWSASLITWGVMLVMVGGLVFLGIKKVKKIGKPERTIASLQTTATTLKAAATHPAPDTKA